The following coding sequences are from one Lolium rigidum isolate FL_2022 chromosome 6, APGP_CSIRO_Lrig_0.1, whole genome shotgun sequence window:
- the LOC124665268 gene encoding amino-acid permease BAT1 homolog has protein sequence MAVSSPSVAVTVAGDTADADQARLHQLGYKQELKRGLSVVSNFAFSFSIISVLTGVTSTYNTGLRYGGPASMTLGWLVVASFNGCVALSMAEICSAYPTSGGLYYWSAKLAGKKWAPLASWVTGWFNIVGQWATTTSVDFSLAQLIQVIILLATGGANGGGYVASKYVILAIYGVILLLHGLINSLPIHWLSWFGQLGVFWNVAGVFVLVILIPSVAKERASTKFIFTHFHTDNGVGIHSKPYILAVGLLMSQYSMIGYDTSAHMTEETKNADKSGPIGLIAAVALSSIFGWIYLVALTSIVTDIAYLLSTDNDAGGYAIAQALYSTFHSRYGSGIGGLVCLGVIAVAIFLCGVACITSNSRMGYAFSRDGAMPYSHVWYRVSKHEVPLNVVWLSVFVAFAMALTSLGSQVAFQAMVSIATLGLYISYALPIFFRVTTARKAFVPGPFHLGRYGVVVGWAAVLWVAFVTVLFSLPVAYPIVKDNFNYTPVAVGGVLLLTILAWVFHARFWFRGPIININVDT, from the exons ATGGCCGTGTCGTCGCCCTCTGTCGCGGTGACCGTCGCCGGCGACACGGCCGACGCGGACCAAGCCCGGCTGCACCAGCTTGGATACAAGCAGGAGCTGAAGCGCGGCCTCAGCGTGGTGTCCAACTTCGCCTTCTCCTTCTCCATCATCTCCGTGCTGACGGGCGTCACCTCCACGTACAACACGGGGCTCCGCTACGGCGGCCCGGCGTCCATGACGCTCGGGTGGCTGGTGGTGGCCTCCTTCAACGGCTGCGTTGCGCTGTCCATGGCAGAGATCTGCTCCGCCTACCCGACCTCCGGCGGGCTCTACTACTggagcgccaagctcgccggcaagaaGTGGGCGCCTCTGGCATCCTGGGTCACCGGCTG GTTTAACATTGTTGGACAG TGGGCCACAACTACGAGCGTCGACTTCTCGTTGGCGCAGCTCATTCAGGTGATCATCTTGCTGGCCACGGGCGGCGCcaacggcggcggctacgtagcttCCAAGTATGTCATCTTGGCCATATACGGGGTCATCCTGCTGCTCCATGGCCTCATCAACAGCCTCCCCATCCACTGGCTTTCCTGGTTCGGGCAACTAGGCGTTTTCTGGAATGTTGCAG GTGTGTTTGTGCTGGTAATCTTGATTCCATCTGTTGCCAAGGAAAGGGCAAGCACCAAGTTCATCTTTACGCACTTCCACACGGACAATGGCGTGGGGATCCATAGCAAGCCTTATATTCTAGCCGTGGGGCTGCTGATGAGCCAGTACTCCATGATCGGCTATGATACATCTGCTCACATG ACCGAAGAAACAAAGAACGCGGACAAGAGTGGACCGATCGGGCTCATCGCCGCGGTGGCTCTTTCGTCGATCTTCGGGTGGATTTACCTAGTGGCGCTAACATCCATCGTGACGGACATAGCATACCTCCTGAGCACTGACAATGACGCCGGCGGGTACGCCATAGCCCAGGCTCTCTACTCCACATTCCACTCCAGATATGGCAGCGGCATTGGTGGGCTTGTATGCCTCGGCGTTATCGCTGTTGCCATATTCCTATGCGGTGTCGCCTGCATCACCAGCAACTCAAG GATGGGGTATGCCTTCTCCAGGGACGGAGCCATGCCTTACTCCCATGTGTGGTACCGGGTGAGCAAGCATGAGGTGCCTTTAAATGTTGTATGGCTCTCTGTATTCGTAGCCTTCGCCATGGCCCTCACG TCATTGGGGAGCCAGGTGGCGTTCCAGGCGATGGTGTCCATCGCTACACTGGGGCTGTACATCTCCTATGCGCTGCCCATCTTCTTCCGGGTGACAACGGCCCGCAAGGCATTTGTTCCAGGGCCATTTCATCTTGGCAGGTATGGGGTCGTCGTTGGCTGGGCAGCCGTCCTATGGGTGGCCTTCGTCACCGTGCTCTTCTCCCTGCCGGTGGCGTACCCAATAGTTAAGGACAATTTCAACTACACTCCGGTGGCCGTCGGCGGGGTGCTGCTGCTCACCATCCTTGCATGGGTGTTCCATGCTCGGTTCTGGTTCAGGGGACCCATCATAAACATAAATGTTGATACATAG